In Erigeron canadensis isolate Cc75 chromosome 6, C_canadensis_v1, whole genome shotgun sequence, the following are encoded in one genomic region:
- the LOC122605344 gene encoding callose synthase 3-like isoform X2, with product MTSRGGGSGSSDPTPPPQRRIMRTQTAGNLGESIFDSEVVPSSLVEIAPILRVANEVEPSNARVAYLCRFYAFEKAHRLDPTSSGRGVRQFKTALLQRLERENDPTLIGRMKKSDAREMQSFYRHYYSKYIQALQSAADKADRAQLTKAYQTANVLFEVLKAVNQTQAVEVDREILETHDKVAQKTEIYLPYNILPLDPDSANQAIMRFPEIQAAVVALRNTRGLPWPREYKKKNEEDILDWLQSMFGFQKDNVANQREHLILLLANVHIRQIPKPDQQPKLDERALNEVMKKLFKNYKKWCKYLDRKSSLWLPTIQQEVQQRKLLYMGLYLLIWGEAANLRFMPECLCYIYHHMAFELYGMLAGNVSPMTGENVKPAYGGDEEAFLTKVVSPIYDVIAKEAAWSKVGKSKHSQWRNYDDLNEYFWSKDCFRLGWPMRADADFFCEPVKSRVSEKNGDDKPTSSSRRAAKVNFVEIRSYWHVFRSFDRMWSFFILCLQAMIIVAWNGDGNPTTIFDSDVFKKVLSVFITASILKLGQAVLDVIFNWKARHCMPFYVKLRYVLKVVSAAAWVVILPVTYAYTSEDPAGFAQTIKGWFGSSSGSPSLFIVAVVAYLSPNMLAAVLFLFPFIRRYLESSDYRIVMLMMWWSQPRLYVGRGMHESTFSLFKYTTFWILLIITKLAFSYYLEIKPLVGPTKAIMSVHINTYAWHEFFPQAKNNIGVVVALWAPIILVYFMDTQIWYAIFSTLFGGIYGAFRRLGEIRTLGMLRSRFESLPGAFNGCLIPPEKSDQVKKKGLKATLSRNYDTITPHKGKEAARFAQLWNKIITSFREEDLINNREMNLLLVPYWADLDLDLIQWPPFLLASMIPIALDMAKDSNGKDRELKKRIDNDNYMSCAVRECYASFRNIIKFLVRGNREKKIINDIFEEVDKHIENGTLVKEFKMSALPILYDHVVKLINYLLTNKQEDRDQVVILFQDMHEVVTRDIMEDQFPNLDEPGYEMDQYQLFAPAGAILFPTPESEAWKEKINRLYLLLTVKESAMDVPSNLEARRRISFFSNSLFMDMPSAPKVRNMLSFSVLTPYYTEEVLFSLHDLEVPNEDGVSILFYLQKIFPDEWNNFLERVNCTNEDDLKGNDKLEDHLRLWASYRGQTLTKTVRGMMYYRKALELQAFLDMAKDQDLMEGYKAIELNEDQMKGERSLWAQCQAVSDMKFTYVVSCQQYGIQKRSGDLRAQNVLRLMTEYPSLRVAYIDEVEEPSKDATKKVNHKVYYSALVKAMPNSNASETGQNLDQVIYKIKLPGPAILGEGKPENQNHAIIFTRGEGLQTIDMNQDNYMEEALKMRNLLQEFLKKHDDVRYPTILGLREHIFTGSVSSLAWFMSNQETSFVTIGQRLLANPLKVRFHYGHPDVFDRLFHLTRGGVSKASKIINLSEDIFAGFNSTLREGNVTHHEYIQVGKGRDVGLNQISLFEAKIANGNGEQTLSRDVYRLGHRFDFFRMLSCYFTTIGFYFSTLITVLTVYVFLYGRLYLVLSGLEEGLASQPAIRHNKPLQVALASQSFVQIGFLMALPMMMEIGLERGFRTALSEFILMQLQLAPVFFTFSLGTKTHYYGRTLLHGGAKYRATGRGFVVFHAKFAENYRLYSRSHFVKGIELMILLLVYQIFGQSYRGTVAYLLITISIWFMVGTWLFAPFLFNPSGFEWQKIVDDWSDWNKWISNQGGIGVPPEKSWESWWEEEQEHLHYSGKRGVIVEILLALRFFIYQYGLVYHLSMTKHQKSVLVYGISWVVIFAILLVVKAVSFGRMKFSAKFQLVFRLIKGAIFIMFVSILVILIALPHMTLQDIVVCILAFMPTGWGLLLIAQACKPVVKTAGFWGSIRTLARGYEIVMGLLLFTPVAFLAWFPFVSEFQTRMLFNQAFSRGLQISRILGGHRKDRSARNKE from the exons ATGACGTCTAGAGGTGGAGGAAGCGGTTCGTCGGATCCGACACCGCCGCCGCAGCGACGGATCATGCGGACGCAGACGGCTGGGAATCTCGGAGAATCGATATTTGACAGTGAAGTTGTGCCGTCGTCGTTGGTTGAAATTGCTCCCATTCTTCGTGTGGCTAATGAAGTTGAGCCTAGTAACGCTAGGGTTGCTTATCTTT GTCGGTTTTATGCATTTGAGAAAGCTCATAGGTTGGATCCCACTTCCAGCGGACGTGGTGTGCGTCAATTTAAAACAGCTCTTCTTCAGCGGCTTGAAAGg GAAAATGACCCCACTTTGATTGGAAGGATGAAAAAAAGCGATGCACGTGAAATGCAGAGCTTTTATCGACATTACTACTCAAAGTACATCCAAGCTTTGCAAAGTGCTGCGGATAAGGCAGACCG TGCACAGCTTACAAAAGCATACCAGACTGCTAATGTTCTTTTTGAGGTTTTAAAGGCTGTTAATCAGACACAAGCAGTGGAAGTTGATCGTGAG ATTCTGGAAACACATGATAAAGTTGCACAGAAGACAGAGATTTATCTCCCATACAATATACTGCCTCTTGATCCCGATAGTGCTAATCAGGCTATTATGAGATTTCCTGAG ATTCAAGCTGCTGTTGTTGCTCTACGTAACACAAGAGGTCTTCCATGGCCCAGAGAATACaagaagaaaaatgaagaagaCATTTTAGATTGGCTTCAATCTATGTTTGGGTTTCAG AAAGACAATGTGGCAAATCAACGTGAGCACCTGATTTTGTTGCTTGCGAATGTTCATATTCGCCAAATTCCAAAACCTGATCAGCAGCCAAAG TTGGATGAGCGCGCATTGAATGAAGTGATGAAGAAACTTTTCAAGAACTACAAGAAATGGTGCAAGTACTTGGACCGTAAAAGTAGTCTTTG GTTGCCAACTATTCAACAAGAAGTTCAACAACGTAAATTGTTGTATATGGGTCTGTATCTTCTTATCTGGGGGGAGGCTGCAAATCTGAGATTTATGCCTGAGTGTCTCTGCTACATCTATCAtcat ATGGCCTTTGAACTGTACGGTATGCTAGCTGGCAATGTCAGTCCCATGACCGGTGAAAATGTAAAACCAGCTTATGGAGGAGACGAGGAAGCTTTCTTGACAAAAGTGGTTTCTCCTATTTATGATGTTATAGCAAAG GAAGCTGCCTGGAGCAAAGTCGGGAAATCGAAACATTCCCAGTGGAGAAACTATGACGATTTAAATGAGTATTTCTG GTCTAAAGATTGTTTCCGGTTAGGTTGGCCAATGCGTGCTGATGCAGATTTTTTTTGTGAGCCTGTAAAGTCACGTGTGTCTGAAAAAAATGGG GATGATAAACCAACTAGTAGCAGTCGGCGAGCTGCTAAAGTCAATTTTGTCGAGATACGCTCATATTGGCATGTGTTTAGAAGTTTTGACAGAATGTGGAGTTTCTTTATATTATGCTTACAG GCTATGATTATTGTTGCTTGGAATGGTGATGGAAACCCGACCACTATCTTCGATTCTGATGTTTTTAAGAAAGTACTGAGTGTTTTTATAACTGCTTCAATATTGAAGCTTGGTCAAG CTGTTCTGGATGTGATATTCAATTGGAAGGCAAGACATTGCATGCCCTTCTATGTCAAGCTACGATATGTTTTGAAGGTTGTATCTGCTGCTGCATGGGTTGTAATCTTACCGGTTACTTATGCTTATACATCAGAAGACCCAGCTGGTTTTGCTCAAACCATTAAAGGGTGGTTTGGGAGCAGTTCTGGCTCCCCTTCATTGTTCATAGTGGCGGTTGTTGCTTATCTGTCACCCAACATGCTTGCTGCGGTGCTGTTTTTATTTCCCTTCATAAGACGCTACCTTGAGAGTTCAGACTACAGAATTGTGATGCTCATGATGTGGTGGTCTCAG CCTCGGCTTTATGTTGGGAGGGGAATGCATGAGAGCACATTTTCACTTTTCAA GTACACGACCTTTTGGATTCTGCTCATTATTACGAAGCTGGCTTTCAGTTACTATTTAGAG ATAAAGCCACTTGTGGGTCCTACAAAAGCTATCATGAGTGTTCATATCAATACTTATGCATGGCATGAGTTCTTCCCACAGG CAAAGAACAATATCGGTGTGGTGGTTGCGCTCTGGGCTCCAATTATTCTT GTGTATTTTATGGATACGCAAATCTGGTATGCTATATTCTCTACTTTATTTGGAGGTATTTATGGTGCATTTCGTCGTCTTGGAGAG ATTCGAACTCTAGGAATGCTACGGTCCCGTTTTGAGTCATTGCCTGGTGCGTTTAATGGCTGCTTAATTCCACCTGAGAAAAGTGATCAAGTGAAAAAGAAAGGACTTAAAGCAACCTTGTCACGTAATTACGACACG ATAACCCCCCATAAAGGAAAAGAAGCTGCAAGATTTGCTCAGTTATGGAACAAAATTATCACCAGTTTCCGGGAGGAAGATCTTATTAATAATAG GGAAATGAACCTCTTGCTTGTTCCTTATTGGGCGGACCTAGACTTGGACCTAATACAGTGGCCTCCGTTTCTGCTTGCTAGCATG ATTCCTATTGCATTGGATATGGCTAAAGACAGCAATGGCAAAGATCGTGAGCTGAAAAAGAGGATTGATAATGACAATTATATGTCTTGTGCGGTTCGTGAATGCTATGCTTCCTTCCGCAACATCATTAAGTTTTTGGTTCGTGGCAATCGCGAGAAGAA GATTATCAATGACATCTTCGAAGAAGTTGACAAACATATAGAAAATGGTACTCTAGTGAAAGAGTTCAAAATGAGTGCTCTCCCTATCCTTTACGATCATGTTGTCAAGCTTATCAATTACTTG CTAACAAATAAGCAGGAGGATCGGGATCAAGTTGTTATCCTTTTTCAGGATATGCATGAAGTTGTTACCAGAGACATAATGGAGGATCAGTTTCCAAA tTTGGATGAGCCAGGTTATGAGATGGATCAATACCAGCTATTTGCACCGGCAGGAGCAATTCTATTCCCGACTCCAGAATCTGAAGCTTGGAAGGAAAAA ATCAACAGGTTGTACCTGTTGCTTACAGTCAAAGAGTCTGCTATGGATGTGCCATCTAACTTGGAAGCTAGAAGACGGATTTCCTTCTTCTCCAATTCATTATTTATGGATATGCCGTCAGCCCCCAAAGTTCGCAATATGCTTTCGTTTTC TGTACTTACACCTTATTACACGGAGGAGGTTCTCTTTTCGTTGCATGATTTGGAAGTCCCGAACGAGGATGGGGTATCGATCCTATTCTATTTGCAGAAGATTTTCCCAG ATGAGTGGAACAACTTTCTTGAGAGAGTGAATTGTACCAACGAAGATGACCTAAAAGGAAACGACAAATTAGAGGATCATCTACGTCTTTGGGCTTCTTATAGAGGACAAACATTGACCAAAACTG TTAGGGGAATGATGTATTATCGTAAAGCCTTGGAGCTTCAGGCGTTTCTTGATATGGCTAAAGACCAAG ATCTGATGGAGGGGTATAAGGCGATTGAATTGAATGAGGACCAGATGAAGGGAGAAAGGTCATTGTGGGCTCAGTGTCAAGCAGTATCTGATATGAAGTTTACATATGTGGTGTCATGCCAACAATATGGCATTCAAAAACGATCAGGGGATCTTCGTGCACAAAATGTTCTGAGACTTATGACAGAGTACCCGTCCCTACGTGTAGCATACATTGATGAGGTTGAAGAGCCTAGCAAAGACGCAACTAAGAAAGTAAACCACAAGGTTTATTACTCGGCTTTAGTTAAAGCCATGCCAAATTCCAATGCTTCTGAAACGGGCCAAAACTTGGATCAG gttatatataagataaaattgCCTGGACCTGCAATATTAGGAGAAGGAAAGCCTGAGAATCAGAATCATGCGATCATCTTCACACGTGGAGAAGGCTTGCAGACGATTGACATGAACCAG GACAATTACATGGAAGAGGCCTTAAAAATGAGGAACTTGCTTCAAGAATTTCTGAAAAAACATGATGATGTGAGATACCCCACGATTTTGGGACTTCGGGAACATATTTTTACTGGCAGTGTTTCTTCTCTTGCATGGTTTATGTCCAATCAAGAAACAAGTTTCGTAACAATTGGTCAAAGGCTGTTGGCCAATCCTTTGAAGGTTCGTTTTCATTATGGTCATCCGGATGTGTTTGATAGGCTCTTTCACTTGACAAGAGGGGGTGTGAGCAAAGCCTCCAAGATCATAAATCTGAGTGAAGATATATTTGCCG GTTTCAATTCCACACTCCGTGAAGGCAATGTTACACATCATGAATATATACAAGTTGGTAAAGGGAGAGACGTGGGTTTAAATCAAATATCTCTGTTTGAGGCGAAAATAGCCAATGGAAATGGGGAACAAACCCTTAGTCGTGATGTTTACAGACTTGGTCACCGGTTTGACTTTTTCAGAATGCTTTCATGCTACTTCACTACAATCGGTTTCTACTTTAGTACCTTG ATCACCGTGTTGACTGTGTATGTATTTCTATATGGGCGTCTTTATCTTGTTCTTAGTGGACTCGAGGAAGGGCTTGCTTCACAACCTGCCATTCGACACAATAAACCACTTCAAGTAGCTCTTGCTTCACAATCCTTTGTGCAAATTGGGTTCTTAATGGCCCTACCTATGATGATGGAAATTGGTCTAGAAAGGGGATTCCGGACTGCATTAAGTGAATTCATTCTCATGCAGTTGCAACTTGCCCCTGTGTTCTTCACATTTTCACTTGGAACAAAGACTCACTACTATGGTAGGACCTTGCTTCATGGAGGCGCAAAGTACAGGGCGACAGGCCGTGGGTTTGTCGTGTTTCATGCAAAGTTTGCTGAAAATTACCGTCTTTACTCCCGTAGTCATTTTGTAAAGGGAATCGAGCTAATGATCTTGCTACTTGTTTACCAAATATTTGGTCAATCATATAGAGGGACAGTTGCTTACCTATTGATCACTATCTCGATATGGTTTATGGTTGGCACGTGGCTATTTGCCCCTTTCCTTTTCAATCCCTCAGGTTTTGAGTGGCAAAAGATTGTAGATGACTGGTCTGATTGGAATAAGTGGATTAGCAACCAGGGTGGTATTGGTGTGCCCCCTGAGAAGAGTTGGGAGTCATGGTGGGAAGAGGAGCAAGAACACCTGCATTATTCAGGAAAGCGTGGTGTTATAGTAGAGATATTGTTAGCATTgcgtttttttatttatcagtACGGGCTTGTTTATCATCTAAGTATGACAAAGCATCAGAAGAGTGTCTTG GTTTATGGTATATCATGGGTGGTCATTTTCGCCATTTTGTTGGTGGTGAAG GCTGTATCTTTCGGGCGGATGAAATTCAGTGCAAAGTTTCAACTTGTTTTCCGCCTAATCAAAGGGGCAATCTTCATCATGTTTGTTTCTATTCTGGTGATCCTGATTGCCCTTCCCCATATGACATTACAAGACATTGTTGTGTGCATACTTGCCTTCATGCCAACCGGCTGGGGTTTATTATTG ATTGCACAGGCATGTAAACCCGTAGTGAAGACAGCAGGTTTCTGGGGATCCATTAGAACACTTGCTCGTGGATATGAGATAGTGATGGGTTTGCTGCTGTTCACCCCAGTTGCGTTTCTTGCATGGTTTCCTTTTGTTTCAGAATTTCAAACACGTATGCTGTTCAACCAAGCATTCAGCAGAGGTTTGCAAATATCTCGTATTCTTGGAGGGCATAGGAAAGATCGGTCAGCTAGAAACAAAGAGTAG